A window of Acropora muricata isolate sample 2 chromosome 3, ASM3666990v1, whole genome shotgun sequence contains these coding sequences:
- the LOC136910945 gene encoding uncharacterized protein produces MFVRIRALAVVLPWLFFRFVMMGKCVFNQKWKADEKFKAWIAADPTSKTKAMCVVCNKAIDISSMGEAALQSHMIGKKHKKLMELKVSSPSVTHFLSSSSENSRSATTIAESVVSTAPNQPIANFCNGKEVLSAEIYWALHVTDKHYSFKSCDTVGDLFRNMFPDSAVASRFSCGEKKCAYLSTFGIRPYFQSLLLSKVKSANEYVLLFDESLNANLQSKQLDIHIRFWEGSQVSSRFYTSEFLGHADADCLHEKLLDCCTTIGKAGLLQMSMDGPNVNWKTYELLSTSIEEETKKKMLNIGSCGLHIIHNAFRSGSMETNWEVGQTLSSLYWLFKDSPARREDFVSITGSSVFPKQFCSHRWVENVTVVERALEMWSDVKQYVATVKQGKAQTPKNKSFSVVAASCGDALFEVKANIFLSIANEVAHFLNRYQTDMPMLPFLAPDMFQLVFNLLERFVKEEALAEVTSTAKLVQLDLMKSSLHKNTSDVDIGFVANKLLLDLKHKKKISEKDCYSVKADTKTFLITLVKKLLLKAPIRFGLVRNLAWLHPLEICHDQERCLEHLGRCLRIVSDAQQIKLSKCDNIIRQYKEFIRENLANPDFQSFIVGESRLDVLLYDSMANVTEWADLWELTKRLLLLSHGQASVERGFSINKEISVENMTAQTLISQRVIKDHLLNVGGVTKVSLTKELLVSASHARQRYQAHLDEEKRKREEQKRGEKRKATLEELDNLKQVKKRMKANIEALLKSADQFAEEAESTGKITLISKSNAMRRSAKEKEGELKSIEEAIDKKLEALKN; encoded by the exons ATGTTTGTTCGCATTCGTGCACTAGCTGTTGTACTTCCCTGGCTTTTCTTTCGCTTTGTGATGATGGGAAAGTGTGTCTTTAACCAAAAGTGGAAAGCAGATGAAAAATTTAAAGCCTGGATTGCAGCCGATCCTACGTCAAAGACCAAAGCGATGTGTGTTGTTTGTAATAAGGCAATTGATATTTCAAGCATGGGAGAGGCTGCTTTGCAAAGCCACATGATCGGCAAGAAACACAAGAAACTCATGGAATTGAAAGTGTCATCTCCTTCTGTTACACATTTCCTGTCTTCTAGCTCGGAAAATTCAAG GAGTGCAACTACCATAGCTGAATCTGTGGTTTCTACTGCACCAAATCAGCCTATTGCGAACTTCTGTAATGGAAAAGAGGTCCTTTCAGCTGAAATTTACTGGGCTCTTCATGTTACAGATAAGCATTATTCCTTCAAAAGCTGTGACACTGTTGGTGATTTGTTTCGCAACATGTTTCCAGACAGCGCAGTGGCATCTAGGTTTTCTTGTGGTGAAAAGAAGTGTGCCTACCTTTCTACATTTGGCATTCGTCCTTACTTTCAATCTCTCTTGTTATCCAAAGTCAAGTCAGCAAATGAATATGTTTTACTCTTTGATGAAAGTCTCAACGCTAACCTGCAATCCAAACAACTGGACATACACATTCGTTTTTGGGAGGGTAGTCAGGTGTCCAGCCGGTTTTATACTTCAGAATTTCTGGGACATGCTGATGCAGACTGTTTACATGAAAAGCTTTTGGACTGTTGCACTACTATTGGTAAGGCAGGTTTGCTTCAGATGTCAATGGATGGCCCAAATGTGAACTGGAAAACCTATGAACTGCTTTCCACAAGTATTGAGGAAGAAACCAAAAAGAAGATGCTAAACATTGGGTCATGTGGATTACATATAATTCACAATGCCTTCCGTTCTGGAAGTATGGAAACCAACTGGGAAGTAGGACAAACCTTAAGCTCACTCTACTGGTTATTTAAGGACTCGCCTGCTAGGCGTGAAGACTTTGTATCAATCACTGGATCATCTGTCTTCCCAAAACAATTTTGCTCACATAGGTGGGTGGAAAATGTTACTGTTGTTGAAAGGGCTTTGGAGATGTGGTCAGATGTAAAGCAGTATGTGGCTACTGTGAAACAAGGAAAGGCGCAAACCCCTAAGAATAAGTCTTTCAGTGTTGTGGCAGCAAGTTGTGGGGATGCCTTATTTGAAGTTAAAGCCAACATTTTCCTGTCAATCGCCAATGAAGTGGCCCATTTTCTTAACCGATATCAGACAGACATGCCAATGTTGCCATTCCTGGCACCAGATATGTTTCAACTCGTCTTCAACCTGTTGGAAAGATTTGTGAAAGAAGAAGCCTTGGCTGAAGTGACATCAACAGCTAAGCTGGTCCAGCTTGATTTAATGAAATCATCTTTGCACAAAAACACCTCAGATGTTGATATTGGGTTTGTTGCAAACAAACTTCTGCTAGATTTAAAGCACAAAAAGAAGATTAGTGAGAAAGATTGCTACTCAGTGAAAGCTGATACCAAGACATTCCTCATCACCCTTGTGAAGAAGCTATTGTTAAAAGCTCCAATTAGGTTTGGCCTGGTAAGGAACTTGGCATGGCTGCATCCCTTGGAAATATGTCATGATCAAGAGAGGTGTTTGGAGCATCTTGGTCGTTGTCTTAGGATTGTGTCGGATGCCCAACAGATTAAGCTTTCCAAATGTGATAATATCATCAGGCAATACAAAGAATTTATCAGGGAGAACTTAGCCAACCCTGATTTCCAGTCATTCATTGTTGGTGAGTCACGGTTAGATGTGTTGCTTTATGACAGCATGGCCAATGTTACTGAGTGGGCTGATCTGTGGGAGTTAACCAAAAGGCTTCTCCTTCTATCACATGGACAAGCTTCAGTTGAACGAGGATTTTCAATCAACAAGGAAATCTCTGTTGAAAACATGACCGCACAAACGTTGATTTCACAGAGAGTGATTAAAGACCATCTCCTGAATGTTGGAGGGGTTACCAAAGTCTCCTTAACTAAAGAGCTCCTTGTCAGTGCAAGTCATGCAAGACAGAGGTACCAAGCTCACCTagatgaagagaaaagaaagagagaggaGCAGAAAAGGGGAGAGAAAAGGAAAGCTACCCTTGAGGAACTGGATAACTTAAAACAAGTGAAGAAGAGAATGAAAGCGAACATTGAGGCACTGTTGAAGTCTGCTGACCAATTTGCAGAAGAGGCAGAGTCGACTGGGAAAATAACTCTCATTTCTAAGTCAAATGCAATGAGACGAAGCGCTAAAGAGAAAGAAGGAGAGTTGAAGTCCATTGAGGAGGCAATAGACAAGAAACTTGAAGCTCTAAAGAACTAG
- the LOC136912464 gene encoding uncharacterized protein: MASRANGDSSFSSAASSAGEAAQRNKQKERSSHCKSKGKYKKKADETVKINVGLVDLNSEHTELKIKRALMLPISVRKSAIDVTVKRVAVEKHMAHNKSLRAESAEMKTEWILLYPDLDVAFYVPGTKDCFSVEKYKESIEKPYNRVNLYLCRKHDYEAALNLEDTDTEQGDLDKTLLDSSGEVILNIPEQLEPWRRPHPYLAQTHWLEAASTSAASELEGTDTYSTYCELMDELPEEQDPEIQEAIFQSSRASLTNENDRYYHRSEMCPCFTLPSLSCTVPGVNRCSQSPHLPVQQRRMEER; the protein is encoded by the exons ATGGCTAGTCGTGCCAACGGTGACAGCAGCTTTTCGTCTGCGGCTTCAAGTGCAGGAGAAGCGgcacaaagaaataaacaaaaggAACGCTCCTCCCATTGTAAATCAAAAGGGAAATACAAGAAGAAGGCAGACGAAACGGTGAAG ATTAATGTCGGACTTGTCGACCTCAATAGCGAGCACACCGAACTGAAGATAAAAAGAGCTTTGATGTTGCCCATCTCTGTGCGTAAGTCGGCAATCGATGTTACAGTTAAAAGAGTGGCAGTAGAGAAGCACATGGCACACAATAAAAGTTTGCGTGCGGAGTCTGCCGAGATGAAAACCGAATGGATTCTCCTCTACCCCGATTTGGATGTTGCCTTTTACGTCCCCGGCACCAAAGATTGCTTTTCGGTGGAAAAATACAAAGAATCCATCGAGAAACCTTACAACCGAGTCAATCTGTATTTATGCAGGAAACATGACTACGAAG cggCTCTAAACTTGGAAGACACTGATACAGAACAGGGAGACCTCGACAAG ACTCTTCTTGATTCTTCTGGTGAAGTGATTTTAAATATACCAGAACAACTGGAACCATGGAGAAGGCCCCATCCGTATCTAGCTCAGACACACTGGCTGGAAGCGGCAAGTACATCAGCTGCATCAGAGCTGGAGGGGACAGATACTTACAGCACATATTGCGAGCTTATGGACGAATTGCCTGAGGAGCAGGATCCAGAGATCCAGGAAGCGATATTTCAATCTTCCAGGGCAAGTTTGACAAATGAGAACGACAGGTACTATCACCGAAGTGAAATGTGCCCTTGCTTCACTCTTCCAAGTTTGTCTTGCACTGTTCCAGGGGTCAACAGGTGTAGTCAAAGCCCCCACTTGCCAGTCCAACAAAGAAGAATGGAAGAGAGATAA